From a single Maylandia zebra isolate NMK-2024a linkage group LG3, Mzebra_GT3a, whole genome shotgun sequence genomic region:
- the LOC101472434 gene encoding uncharacterized protein LOC101472434 isoform X1: protein MPGIEEMGLNPNSAGLSCGVKLQAYDWWPAEQQQNLNTTSRGQNNTPQTQSTAADTSVHPLVPLLLYSDRHFPSSSLYSQPISAAAAAQQVSAQSGQHACYHSNSAFSRQPVKKPLNAFMLYMKEMRHKVLQEGQERESAAINRILGRRWHALSHSEQSKYYDLAQKERLLHMQLYPGWSARDNYGKRKRKQSQQISGSTSSWTLNAG from the exons ATGCCCGGCATAGAG GAGATGGGACTAAATCCAAACTCTGCAGGGCTGAGCTGTGGCG TTAAACTGCAGGCGTACGACTGGTGGCCAgctgagcagcagcagaatCTCAATacgaccagcagggggcaaaaTAACACGCCACAGACTCAAAGCACTGCTGCTGATACT TCCGTCCATCCTCTCgttcctctcctcctctacaGCGACAGACACTTCCCCTCTTCCTCTCTGTACAGCCAGCCAATcagcgctgctgctgctgcccagCAGGTCTCCGCCCAGTCCGGGCAGCACGCCTGTTACCACAGCAACAGTGCCTTCAG CAGGCAGCCTGTGAAGAAGCCTCTGAACGCCTTCATGCTCTACATGAAGGAGATGAGACACAAAGTGCTGCAGGAAggccaggagagagagagcgccgCCATCAACCGCATCCTGGGCCGCAGG TGGCACGCTCTGTCCCACTCCGAGCAGTCCAAATATTACGACCTGGCGCAGAAAGAGAGACTCCTCCACATGCAGCTCTACCCTGGATGGTCTGCCCGGGACAAttat gGTAAAAGGAAGAGGAAGCAGAGCCAGCAGATATCAGGAAGCACTTCCAG ctggactctgaatGCTGGATGA
- the LOC101472434 gene encoding uncharacterized protein LOC101472434 isoform X2, which yields MPGIEEMGLNPNSAGLSCGVKLQAYDWWPAEQQQNLNTTSRGQNNTPQTQSTAADTSVHPLVPLLLYSDRHFPSSSLYSQPISAAAAAQQVSAQSGQHACYHSNSAFRQPVKKPLNAFMLYMKEMRHKVLQEGQERESAAINRILGRRWHALSHSEQSKYYDLAQKERLLHMQLYPGWSARDNYGKRKRKQSQQISGSTSSWTLNAG from the exons ATGCCCGGCATAGAG GAGATGGGACTAAATCCAAACTCTGCAGGGCTGAGCTGTGGCG TTAAACTGCAGGCGTACGACTGGTGGCCAgctgagcagcagcagaatCTCAATacgaccagcagggggcaaaaTAACACGCCACAGACTCAAAGCACTGCTGCTGATACT TCCGTCCATCCTCTCgttcctctcctcctctacaGCGACAGACACTTCCCCTCTTCCTCTCTGTACAGCCAGCCAATcagcgctgctgctgctgcccagCAGGTCTCCGCCCAGTCCGGGCAGCACGCCTGTTACCACAGCAACAGTGCCTTCAG GCAGCCTGTGAAGAAGCCTCTGAACGCCTTCATGCTCTACATGAAGGAGATGAGACACAAAGTGCTGCAGGAAggccaggagagagagagcgccgCCATCAACCGCATCCTGGGCCGCAGG TGGCACGCTCTGTCCCACTCCGAGCAGTCCAAATATTACGACCTGGCGCAGAAAGAGAGACTCCTCCACATGCAGCTCTACCCTGGATGGTCTGCCCGGGACAAttat gGTAAAAGGAAGAGGAAGCAGAGCCAGCAGATATCAGGAAGCACTTCCAG ctggactctgaatGCTGGATGA